One stretch of Candidatus Zixiibacteriota bacterium DNA includes these proteins:
- a CDS encoding oligosaccharide flippase family protein, whose product MTRFPLKDKVTAIVADAANKGFFHLYSANLVMNLLAFGSQLLVAKFLSANELGDLKTLQSFFGLAVIVAGFGLNTAIIKLCSEERPDAERAAIFRQNLLVALIPIVLTMFVGVVAARVGLLSPESRVNQWMPALLLALPASVITTLIMAYLQARKRINLMAMSQTLLRLGSAVVIVAATYGAGFAGYIWAAVLMTTAMVVPLAWVVRESLRAPAAGRPVFSESWSIAKWSLGANLIGALNGFLDVLLLNYWTDDRTTLGYYGLATIFILGLNQVTITIQTIATPYFSQYSQSPDRFRQVLRTYQRRLIALSAGIAAVGYFAVPAVIKWVYGADFAPAGMFFRILLIRYFIWSCHALLGTALIGLGQVKYNFYSVVIALAVTLLLSAVLISSHQFVGAAVAQAIAGGVTFVVVVLMTRHVLRTHLK is encoded by the coding sequence GGGTCGCAGTTGCTGGTCGCCAAGTTTCTTTCGGCGAACGAACTGGGCGACCTGAAGACGCTGCAGTCGTTCTTCGGTTTGGCCGTCATCGTGGCCGGCTTTGGGTTGAATACGGCAATCATCAAGCTCTGCTCGGAAGAACGACCGGATGCTGAGCGCGCGGCGATATTCCGCCAGAATCTCTTGGTCGCGCTGATACCTATCGTGCTTACCATGTTTGTCGGTGTCGTAGCCGCCAGGGTCGGGCTCTTGTCGCCGGAATCGCGAGTCAATCAGTGGATGCCGGCGCTGCTGCTGGCGCTGCCGGCTTCCGTGATTACAACCCTGATCATGGCCTACCTGCAGGCGCGCAAGCGGATCAATCTGATGGCGATGTCGCAAACATTGCTGCGGCTGGGCTCGGCGGTCGTCATCGTCGCCGCGACCTATGGGGCCGGATTTGCGGGATACATCTGGGCGGCAGTGTTGATGACGACGGCGATGGTCGTTCCGCTGGCATGGGTTGTGCGTGAGTCGTTGCGGGCACCGGCGGCAGGACGACCAGTATTCAGTGAGAGTTGGTCGATTGCCAAGTGGAGTCTGGGAGCGAACTTGATTGGAGCGCTCAACGGATTCCTCGATGTCTTGCTGCTCAACTACTGGACCGACGACCGGACGACGCTCGGCTACTACGGCTTGGCGACAATCTTCATTCTTGGTCTCAATCAAGTGACGATTACGATCCAGACGATCGCGACGCCCTATTTTTCCCAATACAGCCAGAGTCCCGACCGATTTCGTCAGGTGCTAAGGACTTACCAGCGTCGCCTTATCGCGCTTTCGGCGGGAATCGCCGCGGTCGGGTATTTTGCGGTGCCGGCGGTGATCAAGTGGGTTTATGGTGCTGACTTCGCCCCGGCTGGGATGTTCTTTCGGATTCTGCTGATCCGTTACTTCATCTGGAGCTGTCACGCGCTGCTGGGGACCGCCCTGATCGGGCTCGGACAGGTGAAATACAACTTCTACAGCGTCGTGATCGCTCTGGCAGTAACGCTGTTGCTATCGGCGGTATTGATTTCTAGTCATCAATTCGTGGGTGCGGCAGTCGCGCAGGCGATCGCGGGTGGAGTCACCTTCGTTGTCGTGGTCTTGATGACGCGCCACGTACTGCGAACCCATCTGAAATGA